In a genomic window of Cynocephalus volans isolate mCynVol1 chromosome 1, mCynVol1.pri, whole genome shotgun sequence:
- the GPR160 gene encoding probable G-protein coupled receptor 160, whose protein sequence is MTALSSENCSFQSQLHQTNQPLDVNCLLFLIILGKILLNIFTLGMRRKNICQNFMECFCISLAFVDLLLLVNISIISYFRDFVLLGFRFTKYHICLFTQIISFTYGFLHYPVFLIACIDYCLNFSKTTMLSFKCQKLLYFFTVILIWISVLVYVLGDPAIYQSLKAQNVYSYQCPFYISIQTYWLSFFMMVILFVAFVTSWSEVITLVQAIRITSYMNETILYFPFSSHSSYTVSSKKILLSRLIVCFLGTWLPFVLLQVIVLLLKVQIPAYIEMNIPWLYFVNSFLIAIVYWFNCHKLNLRDIALPVDPFVNWKYCFIPLTIHNLEQTEKPISIIIC, encoded by the coding sequence atgaCTGCTCTTTCTTCAGAGAACTGCTCTTTTCAGTCCCAGTTACATCAAACAAACCAGCCCCTAGATGTTAACTGTCTGCTGTTCTTGATCATACTTGggaaaatattgttaaatatctTCACGCtaggaatgagaagaaaaaacatctgtcaaaattttatggaatgtttTTGCATTTCACTAGCATTTGTTGATCTTTTACTTTTGGTAAATATTTCCATTATATCCTATTTCAGGGATTTTGTACTTTTAGGCTTTAGGTTTACTAAATACCATATCTGCCTGTTTACtcaaattatttcctttacttATGGCTTTTTGCATTATCCAGTTTTCCTGATAGCTTGTATAGATTATTGCCTGAATTTCTCTAAAACCACCATGCTTTCATTTAAGTgtcaaaaattattatatttcttcaCGGtcattttaatttggatttcagTTCTTGTTTATGTTTTGGGAGATCCAGCTATCTACCAAAGCCTAAAGGCACAGAATGTTTATTCTTATCAATGCCCTTTCTATATCAGCATTCAGACTTATTGGCTGTCATTTTTCATGATGGTGATTTTATTTGTGGCTTTTGTAACCTCCTGGTCAGAAGTTATTACCTTGGTACAGGCTATTAGGATAACTTCCTATATGAATGAGACTATCCTATATTTTCCGTTTTCATCCCACTCTAGTTATACTGTGAGCTCTAAAAAAATACTCTTGTCCAGGCTCATAGTTTGCTTTTTGGGTACCTGGTTACCATTTGTACTACTTCAAGTAATCGTTCTTTTACTTAAAGTACAGATTCCAGCATATATTGAGATGAACATTCCCTGGTTGTACTTTGTCAATAGTTTTCTCATTGCCATAGTTTACTGGTTTAATTGTCACAAGCTTAATTTAAGAGACATTGCATTACCTGTGGATCCATTTGTCAACTGGAAATACTGCTTCATTCCACTTACAATTCATAATCTTGAGCAAACTGAGAAGCctatatcaataataatttgttaa